A single window of Flavobacterium sp. 140616W15 DNA harbors:
- a CDS encoding glycoside hydrolase family 105 protein has product MKNTIKRNYFGSIVLVCVITLMSCKTISQEPSKTAVVISKDLKWSEKMALSIMKRHPESYMIDDVKEPKWDYVHGLVLTSFEELYKKTGDVKYYDYIKKYVDALVQEDGSIKSYKFETYNIDMVTAGRLLFNLYDTTKDQKYLKALELLRKQIKEQPRTASGGFWHKKIYPDQMWLDGLYMGEPFYAQYTTQFEKGAELNDIAKQFELIQKNDLDKKTGLLFHAWDESKKMPWANSETGTSPNFWSRSLGWYAMALVDVLDYFPKDHPRQKELVTYLNQLSEALVKFQDKKTGLWYQVTDMGNKKGNYLESSGSSMFAYAFAKGANKGYLPKKYKDLANKSFDGLTKQLIKVDSDGEITITQACAVAGLGGKPYRDGSYEYYINERKKDNDPKATGPFILAALELNR; this is encoded by the coding sequence ATGAAAAATACAATAAAACGAAATTATTTTGGGTCAATAGTATTGGTTTGTGTGATAACATTAATGAGTTGCAAAACGATTTCACAAGAGCCTTCAAAGACGGCAGTTGTGATTTCTAAAGACTTAAAATGGTCAGAAAAAATGGCTTTGTCAATCATGAAACGTCATCCAGAATCGTATATGATAGATGATGTAAAAGAACCAAAATGGGATTATGTTCATGGTTTAGTATTGACATCTTTTGAAGAATTGTACAAAAAAACAGGCGACGTTAAATATTATGATTACATAAAAAAGTATGTAGATGCTTTGGTACAAGAAGATGGTAGTATTAAAAGCTATAAATTTGAAACTTATAATATTGATATGGTAACAGCAGGTCGATTGTTGTTTAATTTGTACGATACAACAAAAGATCAAAAATATTTAAAAGCTTTAGAGTTATTAAGAAAGCAGATAAAAGAACAACCAAGAACTGCAAGCGGGGGATTTTGGCACAAAAAAATATATCCAGACCAAATGTGGTTAGATGGATTATATATGGGAGAACCATTTTATGCACAATATACAACTCAGTTTGAAAAAGGCGCTGAGCTTAACGATATTGCGAAACAATTTGAATTAATTCAGAAAAATGATTTAGATAAAAAAACAGGATTACTTTTTCATGCTTGGGATGAAAGTAAAAAAATGCCATGGGCAAATTCAGAGACAGGAACATCTCCAAATTTTTGGTCACGATCTTTGGGTTGGTACGCAATGGCTTTGGTAGATGTTTTAGACTATTTTCCTAAAGATCATCCTAGACAAAAAGAATTAGTTACTTATTTAAATCAACTGTCAGAAGCCTTAGTGAAATTTCAAGATAAAAAAACAGGACTTTGGTATCAAGTTACTGATATGGGCAATAAAAAAGGAAATTATTTAGAATCATCAGGATCATCAATGTTTGCTTATGCTTTTGCAAAAGGAGCAAACAAAGGATATTTGCCTAAAAAATATAAAGACCTAGCTAATAAATCTTTTGATGGATTAACTAAACAATTGATAAAAGTAGATTCTGATGGCGAAATTACGATAACTCAAGCATGTGCAGTTGCAGGATTAGGAGGAAAACCCTATCGTGATGGTTCATATGAATATTACATAAACGAAAGAAAAAAAGATAATGATCCTAAAGCTACAGGTCCGTTTATCTTGGCAGCATTAGAATTAAATAGATAA